The Arachis ipaensis cultivar K30076 chromosome B05, Araip1.1, whole genome shotgun sequence nucleotide sequence ACTAATTTAAGATATTACTCTATTTATAATAATTGGGAGAGAGAATCACATGCTCAAACGGACATGTATATGCATGAGATAACCACTATAGTAGCTTCTTTCATAAATATACATTTCGTTAATCATACTCAAATTGTGggacttatttatttatttattcgtaTTTTGTTTGTGTAGAATGCAAGGCCACCATTGCCATCTGAATGTCCATGGGCACTAAGTGACCTAATAAACAGATGCTGGTCAAGCAATGCAGATAAGAGGCCACATTTTGATGAGATAGTTcccattttggagaactacacagAATCATTGGAGCAGGATCCCGAGTTCTTCACAACATACAAACCACGCCCTTCTAATAACACAACAATTCTTGGATGCATACCTAAGTGCAATACTCGCCATAAATCTACTGCTTGCAAAGCTTAATTAGCTAGTCAATccaatatttttcttctttttttttttgggtttatatgatgacAAATTGACATGAAGAGCTGTGTTTCACGTTCAATTGATGAATTAATTAATAAATGTGATCCTCTTCAGAGTTAATGTTTTATACTGTAATGTTTAAGGGGAAAAAAAGAAATGAATTATTAGTTTTCCTtcctttgttttgttttgtttccccTTTAACTTTTATTGATGTGCAATTTacctttttgaaatttaaaatgtgCAATTCACATAGAGTAGCAGGTGGTTAATATAGAAagattttacaaaaaaaaaaaagtagtttcTGTTAAAACTCTGTTCCATATGCCACTGAAAAAGAGGTGAAAATGAAAAATGCAGAGAAAGGAAAGAGGGAAGTAGAGGAATCAGAAATGAGAAAATTGGAATTGATAGAATAATCAAGTTTCATCACCCGTGACTGGcttattatatattatctatgacTATTGGTATTGGCTTGGCTCTCCCTCTAACTGATTCATGTACTCGACACTAACTACCTTGTCACTTGCATAACTAATCTGCTGAGTTGTCATCCCAATTAACTAACTTAACCAACATAAATATCCTAAGCTTATATACAAGACATTCCCTCTCAATTTGGACAAACCTCAACTTGCAATAAAATGAGATATGAAGAGGACATCTAGTGAAATATGATGAGCATGAGCAAGGAAGAACATAAACacgaagaaaatagaaagaagaaattacagaaaaaagaaacaaaatcaagCAACATTTTCCCTTAAATTGGATTGTACATATCAAACAATCCTAACATGGAGTAACATGACTGAGATGGCCTTGGGGACAATACTTTATGAGAATATCAGCACTTTGATCCTTACTCAGGATTATAGAATATTTTGTAAGAAGATCTCTCTCTTACACTATGGCAAACAACCTCAATGTACTTTGTTCATGataaaaagaattggaaatgaTGTTGGAGGCCATTTTCATCAGGAGATGATGCTGGAAATGTATTTAGAGTTCATCAGTGAAGGTCAATGTTGATTTGCGCAACATGATATGTAGTTGTAGAATGTGGCAGCTAATTGGCTTACTGTCCTAAGTTAAGAGTTCTGGGAAACAAGAAAAACCCACTCATCTTACTCCTAATTTATAAGACACCAATTGGAAGACCTTCAAAGAAAAAGAGATACCAACAAAAATGATCCTAAAATAAATCTTGATCTCcacaaaacaaagagaaaacatgaTCTAATTACTTGCAACTATTGTTTTAAGGTACAATCCATAGTAATAGACTAAAGTTAATTACATTGTTTTAACAATGAATGTGCTTCTTCTCTAGCATCCACCATTGGAAAGAACTTTGGAAATGCAGAAGGAATTCATCCCATTACATTGGCAGAAGAAGCAGAAGATTAACAATCAAAATATTTCATCTCTAAACTATCCACTTATCTCTCTTTGTATCCAACTATGCCCTGAAGGTTTTTTCATTCCCTTTTCACTCATGAACTTCCTAACTTCTTCTGCACGTTCCCATTTGTCCTTCGATGCATAAGTGTTTGCTAGAAGCACATAATTTCCTGAATCCTCAGGGTCAATCATGGTGAGATGTCTAGCAGCTGTCTCACCCAATTCCACATTGCCATAAACCCTGCAAGCTGCTAATAAAGAACCCCAGGCGGTTGCATCGGCGCTTGCATTCTGCTTTATGAGACAGTATGCCCTTTCAAGTTGCCCAGCCCTCCCAAGCAGATCTACCATGCAAGCATAATGCTCGGGTAAGGGCTGAATACCAAATATCTCAGTCATAGTCCGAAAATACCTACAACCTTCGTCGACGAGAGCTGAAGAACTACATGCATTGAGGAGACCCACGAATGTAACCTGGTTTGGCTGCAATCCTTCCTTCTGCATCTTTAGGAAAAGATCTATAGCATCTTGTGATTTCCCATGCTCAGCAAAGGCTGCAATCATTGCACTATAACTATACACATCTCTGTATTTCATTCTACTGAATTCCGTCCAAGCTAAGTTTATGTTTCCACATTTGGAATGCATGTGGATCAATGAATTGGATATAATATGTATCCTATCTGAAATGAAAGAACAATTGGTTGAAACCCAATTAAACAAGAGCGCGAAGTTTAGTATCAAAATGTTCAAGCCAAAGAGATTGAGTTgacagtaaagtgcagaaaacaAAGTAATAACAAAAGGATATACCATAAATACTCTCCTCAACATGTTCTGTCAATGTACTTGACATTTGAATATCCCTAAGTTGTGCACATGCTGATAAAGCACCCACCATTGCCACCGCagtgattttaatttttgattgcCTCATTTCCTTATACATGTCAATAGCTTCCTTTGCATACCCATTTTGGGCATAACAAGCCAGCATTGCTGCACATGCTGACGGATCACGTGGCGTTGATATCCTATCAAACACCCTTTTTGCTTCACTTACGTTACCGAGCTTCCCATAACCAGCTATCATTGCTACCCATGTGATCACACTCTTATTCTCCTCGTCCATGGCATCATACAATTTCTTGGCTGATTTCATGTCTCCACTATTTGCATACCCTGCAACCATAGTAGTCCAAGTAAAAGAATTCTTCTCCCCCATGTTATCAAACAACCATCTCGCATGAATCATCATCCCTGCCTTGGTATACCCACAAATCATTGCCGTCCATGCAACTAGGTCTCTATCACACATCCCGTCAAACACCACCCTTGCATCGAAAACACTACCAAACTTCGCATACATGTCAAGTATAGTGGTTTGCACAAACTTGTTCCCCAAGAAACCTGACTGCACCACTCTAGCATGTACTTGTGTCCCTTCGAACATGGCGGGGATACGTCCGCATGCATTGAGGACTGTGGAATAGGTGAACTCAGATGGCAAGACCCCATTTTGGTGCATCCTAGCATAGGTGGAAATTCCATGGCGAAATTGGGTACCAGATATAAATGCACGAATAAGGGATGTCCAAAGGAAGCTGTTTGGGCAgcttggcatttcatcaaacagttTGTGGGCATAGCAGAGATTAGATATTCCGGCATTAAGACGGAGAATCCTCAGAAACAAACGACCCAAGAAGTGATTGTATTGAAGCGGTTGGTGAGAGAGGAGTTTAAGTGCGAAGGCCTGGGTCTGTTTGAGATGAAGAATGGTTGTCGAAGTGTTGAGGAACTGCGTTAACAAAGGTGAAGCTTTTGGGGGTTGGGAATGTAATGAAGCGGTTCCTGTGTAAAACCATGGAATTTCTTGTGCTATAGGAATCAGAGTCATTAAACAGTTGGCGTCAAATAAACGCTTCAAATCCAAAGATCATAAGGAGCAAGGATCATGGGAATCAATGGAGGATCTATATTTACAAATAAGGTTCTTGGAGATGGCAGCAATgtttactttgataacttttcaaAATTATAAGGAACTATATTTACAAATAATAATAGCAGAGTCATCATTCAAATGCAATAAGATTAGATCATATGTGTATAGAAGATCATATTACTATAAGTCTATAACTACAACAAAGTAAATAAATTAGAGATCGTTTAAAAAATAATACCAATCTAGAACACTTAGTAGCATAGCATTATAGCAACATAAATATCTCCAGTTACTTGTTTCAGGAACTATATATGTTACCAGTTTATCATTTCTGACTAATTTCACAAAGCTAAGCAATTAAGCATTATTGAACCATTCATAAGGATTCTTGATTCATAAACTAATATCACAGATGCAAACTCAAATTCTCTACACCCTTAGAACGGTAGAACCCATAAAGGAAATGCAAAGAACAGAAGACGGCGGAACAGAGAAGAACCTTGAGGAAAGGCGGGGGTACCCAGAGAACAGAGAACAGAACTGGTCACGACGAGGAAAGGCGGACGGCAGAACAAAAGACGGCGGAACAGAGCGGCGGTGCGACGATGATCCAAAGAGGCGAAAGTTACGACCAAAGACGCGACGCGCTTGTGGTGGCGGCCGAAGATAGGAAACTGCAGTGCCAGCTGCCTGCTCCGGTGCCAGCTGCGGCGGGGACAATAAGCGCCGGCAGCTGAGTCTAGATGATGAGAAGAGTCAGAAGATGAGAAGAGCAAGAGGGAAGAGTCGAAGAGGTTCTGTGACTTCAGATTAGCGTTTTTCCAATTTTGGATCCTAATTCGGATCTCGATCCGGATCCGGATTTAAATTGGTTAAATGGCTTAGATTAAAAAGCCGAACTATAAAATTGATAccatttggtttggattttttttttttgtttaaaagttAAAACTGATTATTTTTAAATGGTTTAATTTAGATTGGGTTTAGGATTTAAATCTAAATTTTTTACNNNNNNNNNNNNNNNNNNNNNNNNNNNNNATTTTTATgatagaaaataattaattaataaaagtaaaaatagtgaTATTTTCTTATATTGCTACATAGCGTGTAATCTATAAATATGGATCTGCAAAGTCAGTAACCTGTAAAACGCAGGTTACGTTTTGACTGCAACAGAATACCTAAAAGTTACATGAAGGCTGCAAAATGCAGCTTGCGTTTGGCCGGGAAAGAGCTTCAAGTTTCGAAATGTATCCCTACCCCCACTATATTGATTGCCTAAAAATGTTCAAAATGGAAGTTGCATTTGGCAGTTGTCAGGAACAAAACGCAAGTTGCGTTTGGCAGGCTCTCTGGCTGTATAAACACCACGCGTTGGAAGAGAGTAGTTATGGGGCCTTTAAAACGCGAAAACCAACGCAGTAAGGAAGAATTGAAAATGATGTTGTTTTTTACGGTGAGGGGTTGCAAGGGTTGTGCTTAGGGCTTgtgggaggaagaagaagagtagaAAGTTTAGGGTAGATAATTTAAAACGAAAAATGGTTCGTGATAGATTTTACTAAATCTGAAAATACATTATTGAATATTTGGATTATCTTCAATGagtaagtaattttttttttaattttatgattttatcattatttttgtctaaaaaatacaaaaaatatagtacaatattattgtgcaattaataataataattattttattttattttatttttggatggaggactattatgtctaacagagagaaacattggggattgatttgtacattagtttttcttgggactaaaatgtccgtttttaaaatctttggggactgatctgggtaattactcTGCTAGAAAATGAattggggactgatttgtctgccggaATAAAACCTTggggattgatctgtgtattaattttccttggggactaaaatgtccgattcTAAAATTCTTggagactgatttgggtaattactcttattaaaatcttctttttcaaaaagtcTAACTTGGTCTtggaaaaaaattattatgatgGTTAGTATGTTGTTAATTTTTTAGAATACTGTTgaggataataataataaattattgttATGACACTGGGGTGTGAGCATAACAAATATTGGTGGTTCTGACATTGGCGGTAGTTTGGATGTCAGTGTGTCTTAAGGTCATCCATATAACTTATGGATACAGACTGTGCCACCGGACAAATACAACACATCCTTGTATTCGAAGAAGACGCCGAGGAAGTAGTCTACTGCAGTTGATCTTGTACTGTTTGAGTTTAGATTTGTTTTCAATGTTGTATCTCGTATTGTATATTTAGATGATTCCGTTTATTCTCGTATTCTTATTCTATATTTAGTTTTGTTCCCGTATAACCTGTTTGAGATTATCCTGTTGCACTTTTaatctaaatatttatttattattcagtGTTTAATGCATACATACATAAACTGCGCAATAACATAAAAAGTTACATAACGAggttaaaatatttattattaagtgTTAACTAGTTTAAAATTGATAACGAGGTTACATAAAAAGTTACATATAATTGTGGAGTAGGTCATAACAAAGTTACATAAAAAGCTTAACCACTAATAACCTCCAGCGGAGCTTGGACCTGCTCGCTGAGCACATTGGTTAACGTATGTCCCTCCCGTCCACCCATAGTACACCAGCAAGGACCACGCATATCCCAcgaatccatctcattcaagtagCGAGTTGACTTCGATTTTCCTTTTGTCGCACGTCTCAATGTCCAATTGGCGGTCACTTTTGCTCCTTCATATCGGTCCCACGTAGATGGGTCACCCATCGGAACAAACTCGCCTCTGTACACCTTGCAAATTTCAGATATCTTGTACACATCATGCACATATACTTGCCAATCAAGACGCTGGTTAGCACAACATGCAAGAACGTGGCGACATGGGAGTCGTTCGACCTGGAAATGGCCACAGTCGCAGTGTCGTTGCAGAAAGTTAACAGTGTAAATGAAACCATCTTGCATTTTGTGAACCTCAAACATCTCATTGTGCTTGTCGAACCGATTGGCCACAATATTTTATGCATGTCGAAAACTTTCTTCAACTCTCTTAGTGGCAAATTCTGAATACGTGAATCCATTGCGGACACGCTCATGAGCCTCGGCGCTCTTTCGAGTAAACAATTCATTCAGCTGATAGAAAGTAGATCTAACAATGGCAGTCACAGACAATTCGTTCAACCGATAGAAAGTAGACCTAACAATGGCAGTCACAGGAAGGTTACGTGCACCCTTCAGGACAGAATTTATACACCTTGAACCTCCTCACTCTCACGGTAAATGGGGAGCATTTTTATTTGAACACGAGACCTTGGCATCTTCACTGTCATTGCTTTCAACCATATTGGCAGAGTCTGGTAATAAACTTCCCAATCACCAAAAACCTTTGTGacagctttctgctttgccaaccaagccttgcgGTAACTTACAGTGTAGTTGAACCTGGACTGAACTTCTACAATAACAGACTTCACCTTTTATCGATGGGTCTGCTTCAACCAACAGCCTAATGGTATCTGCAATTGTGTCTgagtccaacttggcatgatcttgtgaaatcgtGCCCATGGTGCATGTGTGCTTGCCATTGTATCTCCTGATCTCCCAACACCCCTTCTTTCGAATTAAGCTAGCTCGGATAAGGCAATTGCACCATGCACCATAACCCTTGCACTTCGCGTAGAATGTCTACGACTCAGACTCATAAACGGTGTAATCAACTTCTCTAGAGAtagtgtagcttttgattgcagatatcacCGACTCTCTAGAACCAAATTCCATTCCAATACTAAACTTACCATCTTCCGTCGCAACATTGCCTTCACCTACAACATGCAAACCACCGCCAATCGCCAACCGCATCCATCCCCGTATGCTGTTCAAACTCAACGTGCAGCTCTATAATTGGCACGTGACCtcgggtttgttgataaataAAGAACATTCACTGTATGCATGCGTCGTCAGTGATGGACATCAGTTGAAACTACATCagcccaccaaatacttgtacAGGATTTCTGTACAAAATGTTGCTCACCTTTTTCGAAATGTGACTCTGTATGTTCTCACAAAGACCATTTTGTAACTCCACAAAACTCATGGTAAATGGAATAGCAAATGAAGACGGACTttcacaaacaaaagtcactcTTTCATGTATGTTTGGTATAATCTCATTGTTACAATACACTCGGATATTTGCAATACCTTCCATAGCCTCAACCTCACCTAACCCAACTTTTTTGACACTACTAATTGCCTAAAAAACTCAAAGGTTTGAGATATATGAAAGAAAGAGGAATGGGAGTAGAACGAAAATGAGGAACTTCAGATAGGTTGTATTTCGTATTTATAGGCAAGGCTTtcgaataaaatattattttctacACCAAACGCACCCTACATTttgaagttttcaaaaaaaaatttttgacacTGGCAAAACGCAAGCTGCGTTTTAGAgttccaaaaaaattttaaacattgCCAACCCAAAAACACAGGCTGTGTTTGgggcaaaaagaaaataaaataaatttcaaaaatagaaaaaagaataaAACGTAACCTACGTTTGggcaaaaaggaaataaaaaaaattaaaactctaAAAAGGCTAAACGCATCCTATGTTTGGTTATTttggttaacaaaaaaaaatgaaatgggtAAAACGTAGGTTACGTTTGGACTGACACCATAGCAGTAGTTGAAATTTTTAACACACGTCCATTTCATTGAACTACACTAAAATTTTTTCTGTATGGAAAAAATGAGCCTTCTTATGAAGTagattatttcaaaaaaaaaaaaacttgttgtAGTTATTAACTTCAATGTGTGTAATTTAGTTTTCCAAAATCaataaaattattctaaaaaatttaacaaagtaCCATCAACCATCAACAAAATTATTCCAGAATTAATAAAACAAAAGAAGCAGCAACCTTCTGTTAATCAACAGAGTTAAATAGTTaatcaaattgaaatttttttgacaATTACGACAACCAAAATTTATTCTATCCAACAATTAGAATCCAAAATATAAAAACAGCAAATCATAATcattataattaacaaaaaaaaattaaactaccGAAGAATTCAAGAAAGAGGGAGAATAACATAATCAAACTGTGTTATTTTCCACGGCGGCAGAGAGAGATGGTGAAGAGTCTATGACGATAGAGAAGAGCGCTTGTGCTTTGCCATGAGATCGACAGAGTTCCGAGATCGAAGACAGAGACGGGCGACGATGACGAGGACAGAGATGAGTTCAGGGAGGCCGACGAGAAGGAGGATTGAAGTGGTTGACACGATGAAGACAGAGACGGCGACGCCAACAACGAGCGAGCAGACCTAGCAACTCGAGGAGAAGGGATCCAAGAGGAGAAGAGGGGTGGCCAACGACGACGAGGACAGAGGCGCCGGGCTTGACAACACCACGAGGACAGAGAAGGTGACGCTACTGTTGGCGGCAGCACTAGAACTGAGTTAGGGTTTTCTTGGTTTTGTTCTGAGAGAGAGGGttttagagagaagagagggTAGCCAAGTAGATTTTATATGGGGGGTGGTTTggttctttacttttttttttatttaaactttTGGAAACCATAAAAAAATTGACCAATTCTACTGAGTCACGGTTAACTACCGGTTCGATAGGTCTTTTCATAAGTTTTTTGTCAAATGGTTTTTTACATTAACCGAATCGATAAAAAACCAATTTTTGGTTAATCTAATCAAATCGACCGGTCTAATTCGATTTTCAAAACATTGCTTGAAACATATCGTCTACTCTCTTAGTGCATCTTTGGGTacaattaaatagataataataaaaaattagtaattaaagaaaaaatattagtaataaaaataaaaatattaaaaaaaatatatttttaaaagttataatttatatttttttaaaagatcttttttttctaaaaaatatatgttttttaataatatataaataaaaagtacttttatattattatacccaaacataattgatagataaaaagatctttttttcatgagatattcaaacataaaattacttttacttctctacaagatcttttaaaaaataaataattaaaaaaaatttcttaaa carries:
- the LOC107640982 gene encoding putative pentatricopeptide repeat-containing protein At5g37570, producing MTLIPIAQEIPWFYTGTASLHSQPPKASPLLTQFLNTSTTILHLKQTQAFALKLLSHQPLQYNHFLGRLFLRILRLNAGISNLCYAHKLFDEMPSCPNSFLWTSLIRAFISGTQFRHGISTYARMHQNGVLPSEFTYSTVLNACGRIPAMFEGTQVHARVVQSGFLGNKFVQTTILDMYAKFGSVFDARVVFDGMCDRDLVAWTAMICGYTKAGMMIHARWLFDNMGEKNSFTWTTMVAGYANSGDMKSAKKLYDAMDEENKSVITWVAMIAGYGKLGNVSEAKRVFDRISTPRDPSACAAMLACYAQNGYAKEAIDMYKEMRQSKIKITAVAMVGALSACAQLRDIQMSSTLTEHVEESIYDRIHIISNSLIHMHSKCGNINLAWTEFSRMKYRDVYSYSAMIAAFAEHGKSQDAIDLFLKMQKEGLQPNQVTFVGLLNACSSSALVDEGCRYFRTMTEIFGIQPLPEHYACMVDLLGRAGQLERAYCLIKQNASADATAWGSLLAACRVYGNVELGETAARHLTMIDPEDSGNYVLLANTYASKDKWERAEEVRKFMSEKGMKKPSGHSWIQREISG